A genomic region of Saccopteryx bilineata isolate mSacBil1 chromosome 1, mSacBil1_pri_phased_curated, whole genome shotgun sequence contains the following coding sequences:
- the LOC136320578 gene encoding olfactory receptor 52K1: protein MPVCNITSTHPVAFLLVGIPGLEHLHVWISIPFCFAYTLALLGNCTLLFIIQVEASLHEPMYLFLAMLATIDLVLSSSTLPKMLAIFWFRDQEINFYACLVQMFFLHSFSIMESAVLLAMAFDRYVAICKPLHYTTVLTGPLITKIGIAAMTRAVTLMTPLPFLLRRFHYCRGPVIAHCYCEHMAVVRLACGDTRFNNIYGIAVAMLIVVLDLLFVILSYIFILRAVLQLASQEARYKALGTCVSHIGAILSTYTPVVISSVMHRVARRAPPHVHILLAIFYLLFPPMVNPIIYGIKTKQIRDRVISLFWKKVL, encoded by the coding sequence ATGCCAGTCTGCAATATCACCTCAACTCACCCAGTTGCCTTCTTGTTGGTAGGAATTCCAGGTTTGGAGCACTTGCATGTTTGGATCTCCATTCCTTTCTGCTTTGCCTATACTCTGGCCCTGCTTGGTAACTGCACCCTCCTCTTCATCATCCAGGTTGAAGCATCCCTCCATGAACCCATGTACCTCTTTTTGGCCATGTTGGCAACTATTGATCTAGTCCTTTCTTCCTCAACACTGCCTAAAATGCTGGCTATTTTTTGGTTCAGAGATCAGGAGATCAACTTCTACGCCTGTCTGGTCCAGATGTTTTTTCTCCACTCCTTCTCCATCATGGAGTCAGCAGTGCTTCTGGCAATGGCTTTTGACCGCtatgtggccatctgcaagccattGCACTATACCACGGTCCTGACTGGGCCCCTTATCACCAAGATTGGTATAGCTGCTATGACTCGGGCTGTGACACTAATGACTCCACTCCCCTTTCTGCTCAGACGTTTCCACTACTGCCGAGGCCCCGTGATCGCCCACTGCTACTGTGAGCACATGGCTGTGGTTAGGCTGGCCTGTGGAGACACTCGCTTCAACAATATTTATGGCATTGCTGTGGCCATGTTGATAGTAGTATTGGATCTGCTCTTTGTTATTCTGTCTTATATCTTCATCCTTCGGGCAGTTCTTCAGCTTGCCTCTCAGGAAGCCCGCTATAAGGCCTTAGGGACATGTGTGTCTCACATAGGTGCCATCTTGTCTACCTACACACCTGTTGTCATCTCCTCGGTCATGCACCGTGTGGCACGCCGGGCTCCTCCTCATGTCCATATACTCCTTGCTATTTTCTACCTTCTTTTTCCACCCATGGTCAACCCCATCATCTATGGCATCAAGACCAAGCAGATTCGTGATCGTGTGATCAGTCTATTCTGGAAAAAAGTTTTGTAG